The following proteins are co-located in the Streptomyces sp. NBC_01198 genome:
- a CDS encoding SACE_7040 family transcriptional regulator, with translation MNSTNTAVSRRDQILREAARLFAERGFHGVGVDEIGAAVGISGPGLYRHFAGKDAMLAELLVGISGRLLAAGKRRVAEAAGPEEALDALIRGHIDFAIDDRPLITLHDRELDRLRESDRKLVRQLQRQYVEEWVAVVGRVHPGATEREVRAAVHGVFGLLNSTPHLGAQSSLPGRREMSELLRGLALGALTALDSTADWRVTY, from the coding sequence ATGAACTCGACGAACACGGCGGTCAGCCGGCGTGACCAGATCCTCAGGGAGGCCGCACGGCTGTTCGCCGAGCGCGGTTTCCACGGTGTGGGAGTGGACGAGATAGGCGCCGCGGTCGGTATCAGCGGCCCCGGGCTCTACCGGCACTTCGCGGGGAAGGACGCCATGCTCGCCGAGCTGCTGGTCGGGATCAGCGGCCGGCTGCTGGCCGCGGGCAAGCGGCGGGTGGCGGAGGCGGCCGGCCCCGAGGAGGCGCTGGACGCGCTGATCCGCGGCCACATCGACTTCGCCATCGACGACCGGCCGCTGATCACCTTGCACGACCGGGAGCTGGACCGGCTCCGCGAGTCGGACCGCAAGCTGGTCCGCCAGCTGCAGCGGCAGTATGTCGAGGAGTGGGTGGCCGTGGTCGGCCGGGTCCACCCCGGCGCCACCGAGCGCGAGGTGCGGGCCGCCGTCCACGGGGTCTTCGGCCTGCTGAACTCGACCCCCCACCTCGGCGCCCAGTCCAGTCTTCCCGGCCGCCGGGAGATGTCGGAACTGCTGCGCGGGCTGGCCCTCGGCGCCCTGACCGCTCTGGACAGTACGGCGGACTGGCGGGTAACTTACTGA